One region of Candidatus Schekmanbacteria bacterium genomic DNA includes:
- a CDS encoding sensor domain-containing diguanylate cyclase produces the protein MNERDKNRMRTKLLISIFLILGLSLSITMYQISSFQKKELLSNAYKEAESMASTLRTVLEYQMINKSPNILQRTLEETVKNKQFSKICIIGKNGKINYSSETEEVGRTVEISDKRCSVCHEGNSNVRPSTPTILLNENDKNPFLRTISPIWNKKECLGCHSRNKKILGIFLTEKPVAQSFFIIKTIEKRILLSGVISGIFIFILIYFLIENLLNKKIKKLIEGTKEIGKGNYSINIKIRGNDELKDLAESFNSMAQNIKKNIDEIRSISTQLNILYSIVNRLSKTINLNELKGIIVDLVYEILDTSSTILITKTNDEKLFDVLIKSDKAKKPKNLQYHLDNDSVPQPAILTESHFDTLNKQKPSDLFFSEKKYIAYMPIGMREMKLGMLIAARNNRIFTPDEEELIKAIRTHASIAFENAYLYSVAITDELTGLFTLRHFHTRLEEQIGTFNRYGQKFSLLMLDIDDFKNVNDTYGHPAGDSVLIQAAKIIKQSIRDVDLAFRYGGEEFTVILPETGKNAAKVVAERIRRNIADAEFELDDYPSISVTVSIGASACPSDGTTMKDIVLASDKALYKAKNEGKNRVVLFQK, from the coding sequence ATGAACGAGAGGGATAAAAATAGAATGCGCACTAAACTTTTAATTAGTATTTTTTTGATTTTAGGACTTTCACTTTCAATAACGATGTATCAGATTTCCTCCTTCCAAAAAAAAGAACTTTTATCCAATGCATATAAAGAAGCAGAATCAATGGCGTCAACTCTTCGAACTGTCCTTGAGTATCAGATGATAAACAAGTCGCCAAATATCCTCCAAAGGACATTGGAAGAAACTGTAAAAAATAAGCAATTCTCAAAAATATGCATAATCGGAAAAAACGGTAAAATCAATTACTCCTCAGAAACCGAAGAAGTGGGTCGAACGGTTGAAATTAGTGATAAAAGATGTTCAGTTTGCCACGAAGGCAATAGCAATGTTAGGCCATCTACCCCTACGATTTTACTCAATGAAAATGACAAAAATCCTTTCCTGAGAACTATCAGCCCCATATGGAATAAAAAAGAATGCCTTGGTTGCCATTCAAGAAATAAAAAAATACTCGGCATTTTTCTTACTGAGAAACCCGTGGCACAATCATTTTTCATAATTAAAACAATAGAAAAAAGGATTCTTCTTTCAGGTGTCATCTCCGGTATTTTTATTTTCATACTCATCTATTTTCTCATAGAAAACCTCCTAAATAAAAAAATCAAAAAACTTATCGAAGGGACAAAAGAAATAGGGAAAGGCAATTATTCCATAAATATCAAAATAAGGGGAAATGATGAATTAAAAGATCTTGCAGAATCCTTTAACTCGATGGCACAAAACATCAAAAAAAATATTGACGAAATCAGAAGTATATCAACACAGCTCAATATCCTTTATTCAATAGTCAATAGGTTGAGCAAAACAATAAACCTCAACGAATTAAAGGGGATAATCGTTGATCTTGTGTATGAAATACTCGATACATCATCTACCATATTAATTACAAAAACAAACGATGAAAAACTCTTTGATGTCCTAATCAAAAGTGACAAGGCAAAAAAGCCCAAAAACCTTCAATACCATCTTGATAATGACAGTGTGCCTCAACCTGCCATTTTAACGGAAAGTCATTTTGACACATTAAACAAGCAGAAACCATCCGATTTATTCTTTTCAGAAAAAAAATATATTGCCTATATGCCAATCGGAATGAGAGAAATGAAATTGGGAATGCTCATTGCCGCAAGAAATAACCGTATTTTTACCCCTGACGAAGAGGAGCTCATCAAAGCCATAAGAACGCATGCATCTATTGCCTTCGAGAATGCTTACCTCTATTCAGTTGCAATTACAGATGAATTGACAGGGCTTTTTACATTGAGGCATTTCCACACGAGACTGGAGGAACAGATAGGTACATTTAATCGTTACGGCCAGAAATTTTCTCTTTTGATGCTCGATATAGATGACTTTAAAAATGTTAACGATACATATGGTCATCCTGCCGGTGATTCCGTCCTTATTCAAGCGGCAAAAATAATCAAACAGTCAATTCGTGATGTTGACCTTGCCTTTAGATACGGAGGCGAAGAATTTACAGTAATTCTACCTGAAACAGGAAAGAATGCCGCCAAAGTTGTCGCAGAAAGAATCAGGCGAAACATCGCAGATGCAGAATTCGAGTTAGATGATTATCCTAGCATTTCTGTAACTGTCAGCATTGGCGCCTCTGCCTGTCCCTCAGATGGCACAACTATGAAAGACATAGTTCTCGCTTCTGACAAAGCACTTTATAAAGCTAAAAATGAAGGGAAAAACAGAGTCGTTCTTTTTCAAAAGTAA
- a CDS encoding DNA-binding protein, giving the protein MNNIKIEEFISLKDAAKSLGVTSYTLRNLIFEEDIIDGHKIEGTLFFKKKDFEKVKEYLRKRLDETNS; this is encoded by the coding sequence TTGAATAACATAAAAATTGAAGAATTTATAAGTTTGAAAGATGCGGCAAAATCTCTTGGAGTGACCTCTTATACCCTTCGAAACCTCATCTTTGAAGAAGATATAATTGACGGTCACAAAATTGAAGGCACGCTTTTTTTCAAAAAAAAAGATTTTGAGAAGGTAAAAGAATATTTGCGTAAGAGATTGGATGAGACAAACTCTTGA
- a CDS encoding response regulator, whose amino-acid sequence MGKKAFTTHEAAEYCNVSPATIIRWIESGLLKSTKTAGGHRRIPKEELIRFWKEINSDKDDENLRVLVIDDERFIVDFFKESIEKIDPNIKVQGAYSGFEAGELVHLFKPHIVFLDLVMKGIDGFQVCKRLKESPETNGIKIVAITGYPSKHNIDKIKEYGAVEVLEKPIKMIDIRRILIDLLSPTQLWK is encoded by the coding sequence ATGGGGAAAAAAGCATTTACAACTCACGAAGCAGCGGAATATTGCAATGTATCTCCTGCAACTATAATAAGATGGATAGAATCAGGACTTTTGAAATCCACCAAAACTGCAGGCGGACATAGAAGAATTCCGAAAGAAGAACTCATTAGATTTTGGAAAGAAATCAACTCAGATAAAGACGATGAAAATTTGCGTGTTCTCGTAATCGATGATGAGCGTTTTATCGTGGATTTCTTTAAGGAGTCGATTGAAAAAATAGATCCAAACATTAAAGTACAGGGTGCATATAGCGGCTTTGAAGCCGGAGAATTGGTTCATCTTTTCAAACCCCATATCGTTTTTCTTGACCTCGTAATGAAAGGAATTGACGGTTTTCAGGTTTGTAAAAGGTTGAAAGAATCACCGGAAACAAACGGCATAAAGATAGTGGCGATTACAGGTTATCCCTCTAAACATAATATTGACAAGATAAAGGAATATGGAGCTGTGGAAGTTCTTGAAAAACCAATCAAAATGATTGATATAAGACGCATTTTAATTGACCTGCTTTCTCCAACCCAATTGTGGAAATAA